The Ignicoccus hospitalis KIN4/I genome includes the window GAAGATCGTATACCCTGAGGCAAAAATCTTTCAAAGCCTTGTGGACGCTATCGGAAAGATAGTAGACGAAGTCGCGTTGGTCGCGAAGCCCGAAGGGGTAGAAATGAAGGCGATAGACCCAGCCCAAGTAGTTATGATAAGAATATACATTCCCGCCGACGCCTTTAGCGAGTACGAGGTCGAAGAGGAGGAGAGCTTGGGATTCAACATAGGTGACATCCTCAAGTTCTTCAAGAGAGCAAAGAAGGGCTACAAACTTGAGCTGGGGAGCGAGGCTGAAGGGTCTAAAATAAGGATAGTGTTGGAGGGCGCTCTGATAAAGAAATACGTTATACCGAACTTAGAGGTGGTGTCGGAGGAACTGCCCGACTTGAGCAACCTCGATTTTAAAGTCAAAGCTTTGTTGTTGGCCTCAGTGATAAAGGAGGCTATCAAGGACATAGAGGCGGTAAGCGACGTAATGATAGTTGAGGCGCCGGACGCGGACAACCTCTACTTGAAGGGAGCCGGCGTAGCAGAGGCCGTTACCAGAGTTTCCAGAGCTTCCTCGGCGCTCCTAGAGCTCGAGGTGGAGGAGCCTTCAAAGGCCGCTTACGACCTAACGTACCTCAAGCACATAGTGGGAATCACGAAAGTATCGGACAACGTCGAGGTGAGGTTTGGAACCGACATGCCGTTGTACTTGAAGTTTAACATACTGGCGGGAGGAGAGGCGGAATACGTAGTGGCGCCCCAAGCCTTGTGACAAAAAAGGTGTGGAAACCTATACCCCGTCCCCTTCGACCAAGGAGCGGTCCGCGTTACCTCCGACGACCTTCTTGGCCTCTAAGTTGCGAACGATGAACTCGAAGGCCTTACGGGGGTCAGTGTGGCTCCCACAAGAGTAGACGTCCACCGTGGCGAAGGCGAACTCGGGCCAAGTGTGAATGGTTATGTGACTCTCGAGGACTATGGCCACAACGCTGACGCCCTCCCCCATCTTCCAAGACTTAACGTCCAACAAAGTCATGTTGCCTACCTTAGCCGCTTCTACTACCAAATCCCTCAAGTACTCTTCGTCCTTCAGCTTCTCTACGTTGCAGCCGTAGAGGTTGCCGTAGTAGTGCTTTCCGTAGACTTTCACCTTAGCGCCTTTGTCCGTTAGGTTCAGTGCCTCTCTACTCGCCATCATGGCCCGTCCCCTTTCGGGAAGGGAGCTATTGGGGAGACCTTATATCTGAAACCCCCCTCTACGGCCGGGCTCAAAGGAGATGAGCTCGGACGCCCAACGACGAGCGGCGAACCACGCCGTACTCGTTGTGGACCCCTTTCTTAAGGATGCGATAGAAAACATCATGAGGGAGGGACAGATAGGCGAGGTCTCGGAAACTACCTTCCCAGACGTGATCTTTACGAAATCTTGGAGTAACGACGTAGCCTTGTTGACGTTTGCAGACTCGCAGTACCTAGCAGAAGCCATCTTGGAGCTCAAGGTCCTCGGAATGAGGAAGATCGTCTTCTTAGACGTGGCCACCGCACTCAAACCCGGCTTAAAGGTGTCCCAAGCGTACCCCGTTTACGCCACCAGCACGCCGGTGAAAGAGGAATTCTACGTACCGTTGGTACCCAGCATGCAACTGCTCAACGCTGTAGTGGAGCTCTTGGAGCCCGAGAGGGAAGTAATAGCGTTCACTTCCCGCTTGCCGCCTCAAGACGTAGCAATGACAGACCTCCTCAAGAAGAAGGGATTCGACGTTATCGATAAGAACTCCGGGCTGGTCTATGAGGTCTGTAAGGGAAGCGTGGAGTGCGTAACCCTAGACCTAATTGACTCGAACTTAGCTAAGGGTATAGAAAAGAAGACCGCGTGGGAGGAGGGAGGGAAGTACTATTCTAGCATTTTGGACACCCTTACAGATTTATTCAAGAAGCTACTGAGTGCCGAGCTGTAGGGGGAACCATGAAGCTCGACTTCTCTAAGATAAGAACAATGCTGGAACAGCTGGCGACCAAGGAGAAGAAGGCGAGGAGGCCCAAGGAGCGTGCAGTCCCGGCCTACTTGAGGAAGTGTAAGTACTGTAAGCACTTGGAGCTGACGTACTGTAGGTTCCACGCCGTCACCATACACCCGGAGTCCAGGGCGTGCCCAGCGTTCGTGCTAAGGGAGGAGTTCGCCGTACAGCCCAAGAAGGAGGAGGGCACGGTCGCGTGAGCCTCCGGGGAAGGGTAGGTTAACCCTTCTTATAGGGGGCGCCGGGGGCCGCAGTGAGGAAGTTCTTAGCGGAGACCGCCTCGCTGGTGGTACAAGCGATATTGGAAGCCGTAGTGGGGCACTTGTGGTCCTTGGCGTCCCCAATACTCAAGGAGCACCCCGGAATACTGATAGCTATGCCCGGGTTGGCGGAGGACAGGGGGGCGGTCTACGGCTCGCTCGCCGCGAAGTACTCTACTATGTTGTACCTAGGCGAGGCCAGCAACGCGAAAGAGTTGTTGAAGTCCAAGGTAACTTACTCGGCGATAGTTGTAGGGGTGATAGGGGGGCTTTATGTAATACTGCTAGTCTCGACGGTGGCTGAGCCCCTCGCCCCGCTCATCTACTTCCTAGTCTCCAGAGGTTTGATACTCTTGACCCTAGTCCCGCTTACCGCCTACTTGTGCTACGCGGCCTTCCTTAAGGGCCTCGACATAGACTTGACTGTAGTTTCCCTAATTACTGTAATAGCGGACTTGTTAAGCGCTATATCGCTATTTATAGTGTTCAGTGAGGTATCGCTCGTCTTCATAGCAGTTACTATAGCGATAACTTACAAATCCTTAGCGACCGCTGGCCTTCGAAGGGCGCTGGGTTACAAGAAGGAGTACTTGGCCTCGTCGCTGATAGCCTCCACGATATCGACCTTAGCGGGCTTGACCTTAGCCGAAGGAGGGGCGACAGAGGTCCCCCTCTTGCTGGCAGTGGCGCCGTTGATAATGGCCCTCAACGGCTCAGCCTCGATGAACTTCGCCTCGTGGCTGGGGACGGCCCTTGCCTTGGGCGAGGTGGAGGCCTCGAGGCCCTTCTCGAAAAAGGTGCTGGCCACAAACCTCCGGGTGACGGCCGAGGTGCTGGTGGCCCTCGTCTCCTCCTCGGCCCTCTTCGCGCTGGGCCCCCACGGCATAAGGGCCTTGGAGGTGGCCCTCGTTAGCACGCTGTTGTTGAGGGCTGTTATGCCTTTAATTACTATTGTATTGGCCTCGTGGAGTTACTTGAGGGGCTGGGACCCCGACTTGATAACTATTCCGATACTCTCAAGCTTGGGCGACTTGCTCTCCACTAACGTAGTGCTCTTAACGTACCGCTTGCTGTTCAATCCTTAAATAGGCCTATAGGAGACTTTCCTCAAGCCGTAGAGCTCGAGCCTGGAGGCGAACCACTGGGCGGCGCTGGCTCGGGAGGCGTCTATTATGATTTCCCCAGCCTTGGACTCGAGGACGTAGTACTCTAAGTCCTCCAAGTCTGCGTGGTCGCTGAACCCCACCCTCCAAGCGTTAGGGCCCACCTTTTGAACGGGGACGAACTGCCAGCCGTCTAGTAGGACCTTACTGCCCCTCACCCTCTCTTGCCTAAAGTTGTGGAACTTAGAAAAGCGAACGTACCACCCGTCCCTCTCTATTTCCTTCGCCTCCGGGCTCCCCTCTAGGAAGTACTCGCCGAAGGTGTACCCTAGCTTCTCGAGGTCCTTTGCTATTAAGAACTCCCGTCGGGAGAGCAAGTAAGGCGCGTCCACCCCGTGGAGCCTGAGCAGCTCCATGACCTCTTGCAGCTTGCCGTTGTAGGCGTACACGTGGACCGGTCCCCTCCCCAAGAGCTCTAGTACC containing:
- a CDS encoding DNA polymerase sliding clamp — protein: MKIVYPEAKIFQSLVDAIGKIVDEVALVAKPEGVEMKAIDPAQVVMIRIYIPADAFSEYEVEEEESLGFNIGDILKFFKRAKKGYKLELGSEAEGSKIRIVLEGALIKKYVIPNLEVVSEELPDLSNLDFKVKALLLASVIKEAIKDIEAVSDVMIVEAPDADNLYLKGAGVAEAVTRVSRASSALLELEVEEPSKAAYDLTYLKHIVGITKVSDNVEVRFGTDMPLYLKFNILAGGEAEYVVAPQAL
- a CDS encoding magnesium transporter, producing MRKFLAETASLVVQAILEAVVGHLWSLASPILKEHPGILIAMPGLAEDRGAVYGSLAAKYSTMLYLGEASNAKELLKSKVTYSAIVVGVIGGLYVILLVSTVAEPLAPLIYFLVSRGLILLTLVPLTAYLCYAAFLKGLDIDLTVVSLITVIADLLSAISLFIVFSEVSLVFIAVTIAITYKSLATAGLRRALGYKKEYLASSLIASTISTLAGLTLAEGGATEVPLLLAVAPLIMALNGSASMNFASWLGTALALGEVEASRPFSKKVLATNLRVTAEVLVALVSSSALFALGPHGIRALEVALVSTLLLRAVMPLITIVLASWSYLRGWDPDLITIPILSSLGDLLSTNVVLLTYRLLFNP
- the speD gene encoding adenosylmethionine decarboxylase codes for the protein MMASREALNLTDKGAKVKVYGKHYYGNLYGCNVEKLKDEEYLRDLVVEAAKVGNMTLLDVKSWKMGEGVSVVAIVLESHITIHTWPEFAFATVDVYSCGSHTDPRKAFEFIVRNLEAKKVVGGNADRSLVEGDGV